Below is a genomic region from Penaeus vannamei isolate JL-2024 chromosome 18, ASM4276789v1, whole genome shotgun sequence.
tagggaagggatagggggagagaagggagttggtttgtagggagggaagggcatgaagtggagaggaggtagagggaggatggaggggagcaTTATGGCGAGGGAGGAGCACgagtggaaggaaggtggaagagggaagggaggaggcaggtggCGAGGAGGGcacggaggggaggaggtggaggaaaggggcaaTAGGGACGGAAgatatggggggagggtagggagggaggatagaggggggggagggagagggcacaggtagaggaggtggagggaagggagagtaggagaggaagatatGGCGAGAGGTacgggtggaggagggatagggggatgcgAGGGCACGGAGgatatgggaggtggagggaaggggagtagggagggagggataggggaggtatggagggaggatagggggcagggaatgggaggagttagaggaaggggaggagcacggaggtagggagggatgtggatgaagggggagggcaCGGAGTGGAGGAGGtttagggaagggtgggaaggataagggaaagggaggagggaaggtagacaGGCTGGAATGgacgggggagtagggagggatgggatagggtGTGTGGAATGGAGGTTAGGAGtgtagagggagggataagggattgggagatgggaaggaggaggagggtaggagaggtgtcgggggagggaggataggaggaaagggaatggggaaggtgaagaaggatggcgagaaggaaagggatttaaagaggggaggggttggagggtgatggggaggggatgggagatgaagagggttaggggagtgggagatggggaaggaggagagagtaggtcTACAGCGTATGGGTTCAGATTTCATTGAGTGGGGTACCTTGGCAGCCTCTCTAACAGGCGATACAATAGCAGCTGTTGACTCTGAACGGCACCTTTATGTCACAAACTTTAGGCACAGAGTATCTCTTGGGAGAAGAGGTGAGACTATTTGTCCTGTTTTACAGTTaccaaacatgaaaataaatgttTGAATGATAAAGATTTTTAGCTTCTGTGCAAGTGTCTTtcctctttatacatatataaatggtaaTGGTCCTCCCTGTTCTTCTAGAAATTTTTATGAAGCATTATGTTATTTTTAGGTCGTGTGAACAGAAGTAGAGTGACTTTGCATCAAGTAATTTGGCCAGCAAGTTTACAGCCTTCACGGATTACGCAGATATCCTTAGCCCTGTCTGATTCAGTGCTTGCAGTATTTTGTCAGACTGTTGATGGTAAAATAGGTAAGGATCATTGAACTGTGTTTATCAATATTTTGgttataattgtatataagatggtactatgattatatataatcatctgtTAATCTATATAGGGTGAGATCCACATCTCATCCTtggactttttcttcttcttcatcatcatctccttctgcCATTGTTCATGTAATTAATTTTTGCTTTGATGGTTTTTGGGGTTTGTTTCTCAAGAGAATCAACACTATCTTAGTTTTGACGTGAGCCTCAGCAGCTTGAATTGCCACCACTGCTTTACCGAGCCAGCCGCCATCATACCAGGAATGCCCCACCAGCTTCCCGACCTCTTCCTTACTCTCGACGGTGTTGCCATGTTGATGGATGAGGTCAGTGAATGTCTCGGGAATCTGTGTGTTATcttacacatagatagatagattgatgtgtatgtgtatatacacatgtataaatgtatgcacacacacaaacacacatatatgcacgtgcgcacacacacacacacacacacacacacacacacacacacacacacacacacacacacacacacacacacacacacacacacacacacacacacacacacacacacacacacacacacatacacacacacacacacacacacacacacacatacatgcacatacagacatgcacacatgcacatccacacacacatgcacatccacacgcacatgcacatccacacgcacatgcacatccacacgcgcatgcacatgcacacgcacgtgcacatccacgcgcacatgcacatccgcacacacatgcacacaaacacacacacatgcacacaaacacacacacatgcacacaaacacacacacatgcacacaaacacacacacatgcacacaaacacacacacatgcacacaaacacacacacatgcacacacacacacacacacacacacacacacacacacacacacacacacacacacacacacacacacacacacacacacacacacacacacacacacacacacacacacttatacatacatatatatatgtatatacattcacatgtagatatgtatgttttatgtatacaggtagataagtatatgtatgcatatgactgTCAAAACAGCAAACATAACAGAGCCTACCCTAAAATATCACAAGACAATAGGCAattaagaaataatgagagaCATACTTCAGCCAATTATACTATTGATAAGGCATGCATCTGCCAATCAGAAtatgacatatgatatataaacagataattcCTTTTGCTTGAATGGCATTAGCTACTCAGTTGAGGGCATAAACAAGtaatcttattatctctctcgtaAATGCATTATTATTACAGTGAATATAACATTTGAGAAGACTgcagtagaatatatatatatatatatatatatatatatatatatatatatatatatatatatatatatatatatatatatatatatataaaatatataaaatatatatatatatatatatatatatatatatatatatatatatatatatatacatacatatatacatatatgtatttatatatacatatatatatttatatatatatatatatatatataaatatatatgtatatataaatatatatgtatatataaacatatgtatatgtaaatatctatgtatatacaaatatatatatatgtatatacaaatatatatatatgcatatatacagatatacatatataaatatatatatgtatatacattttatatatatatatatatatatatatatatgtatatatatatatatattatatatagatagatagatagatagatagatatgtatatatatataatatatatatatatatatatatatatgtatatatatatatatattatatatatatataatatatattatatatatatatataatatatataatatatatatatacatatatgcgtgcgtgcgcgtgtttacctagttgtttcaatacgggagaagagctaagctcaggtgctCCCATCTGCTATATTTGAATTtttgtataactttttaaattgatgcacagttttggcacacactacgtgtttggggagactgttccatgcttcaatagttctgtttgggaaactatattttttgacatatttatcacctctttttactttcaactttttgttgtgtcctctcgttcttcttgtgttcaagatcaaaaagtcaacTTTatttatcttcactcttcctgtaatgcagttgaacagcagttgtgtgtgtgtgtgtgtgtgtgtgtgtgtgtatgtgtgtgtttggtattttAGAGTCAGATCTGTACAAATTATTATTAAAtgttcccccctaaaaaaatttctaaaaaaaagacaTGATGTTAATTACTTGAAAGGGAATATGTGGTAATGTGCTTACTTTCTTGTGGTAGGATGCCTCGATTAGCAGCCTGGATTCAGAGGTTGACCTGGGAGAGCTGCTTGGTGCCATGGATGATGCCCTGAAGGAACAAAATATGGCTAAGGTTACGGAGGTCAAGGCATTGGTAGAGCAAGGTATGGTAGCCATATGTTAATTTATTCTTAGCATCTGCATCCTCaaaaaagaaattagataaaTAGTAATGAGAAGAAGTACTTCAGATGTTGAAGATTAAGGTtcctaaatgttttttttgtttttttaatgatttcagGTTTGAGTGTATTCCTCTCTTCATGCAACCACCAGGAGGGCTGGCTCGGGCTAGCAGAGATGAGAGCGCAGCAGTACGGCCAGCTGGCTAATTTACTCCTAAGTTACATTCCCCAGTATGCAGAGTGTTATGAGTCATACTCCTTGGCTCTGGCTCTCAAAGACTTATCTAGACATCATTTCATAGTAAGAGAGTGTATATCCTTATCACCTGTTCTCTTCTATCAAAAAATGGAATAATATGTATACAAGAGTATCTAATTCAGTGCACTAGAATATTTACCAAGCAAGTTATCCCTTCATAAATTCAGGTGATAATATAATCCATTGAAATATTTCAGAGTGTACGTGAGGAAATGAGCAATGTCCTGCAGTATGTTGATAGTGAAAGCATATCTCAGATGGTTCTTCAGATGACAGAGCAGGTGAATTATCTGTAGGCTTTCAAGAGTTTATGAGAAACACAAGATATGAACCTTTCACTTTCCTTGATACTTTGTTCTGTATTTACAAGTAGGTTCATGTAGGCCCTATGGAAAATCTTTATTCTTAACCACAGAATTTTCATATATGATTGccaatatatgtaaaaacataattAGAATATACATATTACCTTTTCCCTTAGGTGTCGTTCTATTTCCGAAGTGTTGAGCAGCTGCAGTTGCCAGAAGAAGGATCTGGTCACAAGGAGTTATCAAAGCAGCATGCAGTAAGTTTATTTTGTTGATGCACTGTAAttccaaatgtgtgtgtgtgtgtgtctgcatgtatgcacCTGTGTGAAcgcctgtgcatgtgtgcctgtgagtgagtgagtgagttaggatGAGCAAAGAAATTTGGAGCCTGACCATGACCTTTAAACTAATAGTAAAATGGAATATAACTATTTTGATTATACCATTAACAAAAGCCAAAGAGATCAACCAGGGCAAAATCATTCTTTCTAGTAGCAGGTTCTCAGAAAgttaatgtctttttttaatgCCAATCtactatttgtatgtgtgcacatcTCCGTCTGTCATTTTGCTTGTATCAGTGTAATTGCAGATGCAGTACATAATGACTTGCTTGTTCCTATATTTTTACATAAAATGTGTATTGCTATGTGAATAAATCATATAATTAGAATATTAATGAAAGGAATATATAATCTtatacattttcctttctttaaaaaaGGTATGGGGAGAGAAGCCCATGAAAGAGATTTTAGAAGATGCACTACAAAGAGGTTTGGTGAAAGCTGCAGAGTCCTACCTGCAGCTGAAACCCTGGGTGTATGGTGCTGTCACAACTAACATGGTCATTTCAACCTGCATCGACATAGCAAGacagaaagaaactgaaaattCTAAGGCTGAAATTTTAATGAACATGGTATGTTTCTATTTGATGTTGGATTTCTTTTTTAGGAAGAAAATGTATAGACAGTTTATATAAGTACAAGAAAAAGACATGAGAGTTTAAGCACAGTTAGAAACATctcttatttacacatatattgttttattatcattattattgacaggATGACAGTTAGAAATATCTcttatttacataagtatatatattgttatattattattattgttattgacaggATGACTGTTACAATGAAGCACTAAAGCAGATTTTGCATTCAAGTGATGACCTCTTTGAAGTACAAGTACTTGGTACAGTGTTAGGAGCAAGGAGCCTTCTCAGTGTTGTGGAAACCCATGCTGTTAATCTGGTTATCAACATACACAGAACTTTGCCTGATCTCTTGACTCTACCGCCACAGTAAGTCGTGCTTTTTAGTGTGTGACTACTTGAACGAGTGCAAGAAAATTATTCTCATAATATTCTGTGAGTGTGTATAGGCACATTACACTGTTATGATGTTTGGTGTGCAAGTGTAAGAACATTTTATTCTTTTGCTGTTttattaatgaatatgatagtcataatgaatGAAAGTCATACTCATATAGTACTTGATTAATTGAGTGCAAGAATATGTTATGGTATTTGATTGGTTTATCTCAGTATCTTatggcatttttttttaaatttcattagccttttaattatgaaaaataacatTGGTTTCATTCCAACAGAAAACCATAAAGGTTAATAGGAATAAAACGTTTTGAAAGGGAAATATATTATGAAAGTATAACACTAAGAAGGAGACACTATAGATGTGATAGAATGAATATGCTTATGATCTGCAGAATGTGAAAGATTTAGTAGAGGATAAAATATGTTATGTTAAAAAGAGTAAACAGATATGCTGCTTTTAAATTTTAAGGTAGTTGGTCATTTGAATATAGAGAAAAATGTATTTATTCTGAAAATGAGAGAGGACttgcactaaaaaaaaaataataatgaggtgaATTCTAAACCAGAAAATTTTATTTTGTGAGAGCATGAAATTATAAGGTAAGTAAACCACTGCTATACACTGGATTAATCAACCAGTTTATGTTTGATGTTTGAACATTTTGATAGGCAAGTGCTGTGATTTCACTTTTAGCAGcggcaaatatatttatactttcttGAATGTCAAGATCAGATCTATTGTCATAATAACATTTACTTTGAGTAGAACGATTTTACAAATTATTTGGTAAGTTGAACTACAGTACTGAAACAATTAAATATGCTCATTTCGTTTGTGAATGTAAAGTCTGTATGCAGAAATTTATTGAAGTAGGAACtgatgctttcttttcttttagggtTTGGACAGAACTTGTAAAGTTAGGTGATGCCTCGGCTGATGCTGTCACTGGACCAATGACAGTGAAGCAAGTATCACAGTGGACTCCCCTATccatgatgctggtgatgactgACCTTTATGCCTGTACTGCAGGTAAGACTGTTTGTGTtccttattgttgtaattattttgtagttattgttatcatcatcatcatcatcatagttgtcATCAGTTTTCCTTACAGAAGCATTTTCATTACttcacatcatcatcttcacagttatcattattttctttcgtgATGCTGATAATTGCAGGGCATTTTTATAtggtattcatttttattatttacatttggaTATGGCATACATTGTCTCCTCAGAGCAACACAAAAAAGTCATGAAAGCAGCAAAATCTGGTAAAAGTGTAGATATTAAATCCAGATTGATCATGAACCATATCAAAGATTTTGGTGATAGAACAAAATTAATAGGCATATTATTTTTTCCATACTATAGATATACAATCTGACTTTCAGATCCGGAGATCTTGCAGAGTGTGGATGCAGATGTGATGTGGCAGTATCTCCTCCACCAGCATGACATCAGGAATTTAAAGAAATGGATTCTCTTAGAGTTCAATggccaagaccaagaccaagagggTGATGTCACACTGCGCGAGGAGCAGGCTTGGTCGGATCCCGCCTACCGATCACCAAGGAGGTCACAGCCAACAACATCAATGCCTGAAACCCTGGGGGAAATCTCTGAAACAAAGCACCTTGGGCCCAACCTTTTCAGTGGCCCACAGTATGGCAGTGAATTTGGATCGTCTCCGCAGTCTCAGGATGAGCTCTCAATTGAGTCTACTTCGCTAGGACCTGGTGATGCTGATACATGGAGTGTCCAAAGCTTCGAGGTCCATGATAGAAGGGATACTTTGTGGTCCGTGCAGCATTTCAAGCCTATTACCCAGAGCATGGTAGATCTTGTTGTCATTGCAAAGGAGGCATTCGTGGAAGTCGTACTGAATATCCTAGCTAGATATGGGGTGTTCAtcacaaaagagaagaaagatccaCAGCTGCTAATGAGGCGCCTGCTTGTGTCAGGAGCTTTTGAATTGGTCTCCAGCTTCAAGGGCAACCACAGCTGTCAGGTCTTAGAGAGGGACATCCACACTACTCTCTTAAAATTCTTTGGAGACAATGACTTTGTTCTCCCAGCATATGACTATGTTGAACACTTCTCACCAGATGGAGGAAATGAACTCCTGGTTGATCTTGAAATGCCACCCTGGGCTAATCTGATTGTTGCCTTCAGGAAACTAGGTGAATCTCATTCAAAAGACACTATCTATGATCTGAGCTTAAAGAATCTTTCCCTCTTGAGTGAAAAGTGTCAAAACCCAGAAGAATTGCACCTTCCTGCATTTCTTACCATGCTCTTTGCCCCATCAAGCTCGCTGGAGAATTTCATCACATGCAATCCTGACAAACTAGAGGCCACTGATGAAGGTGAAATTTCATCTTTATATGCCATCCTATCTAAACACAATACCACACCAAAGCAGGTGATAGAGGGACTCTCCCTGAAGTATCCATATTTAGAGAagctgaagaaaaaaacaaatgaggcCACATTGGATGTAACTATGTATGATCTCTTGTGTGGGAATGTTCCTTATGACATAGCAAGACTCTTCACATGGCAGCCAGGGAACAAGTGAGTAATTCCAGTCATTAGGGTTTTATGATCTGGAGTATAAATTGAGATTTAGAGTAAATGCCTTGATAACTTGATATGGTTTTtaggattttgttatttttactatcaaaaTACaatttgttatcctttttttctctcctattctcaggCAAGGTTATGACGAAGATGGAAAACTTCCTTGTTTCTCAGACGAAGAACTGATCAGCAATTATGGTCTCCAACACTCCCTGGATTTCATGTATTACCTTAGAGAAGCCAGACCCACATATGCGTGTGCAGCTATAATGACAAGCATGTATCTAAATAAGTCAAAGAAGAAGTAAGTGTTGAATTCAGACAGTTCTCAACTGTAATTTATTTCTTCATTAGCATGGTTATGCAGTGTATTATATTTTAAGTATGCTAAATAATGTAGGAATTATTGCAGATTGAggcatatgtatttagatattcaCAAATGTATGTAAATCTTAAAAGTGTTTATCACTTGCCATATTTTTATTTAGCCCGTAAAGACTGCTCCCAAGCCACAAAAAGAAACAATAGGTAGATTTGGGTTTTAATGTTTGAAGGTCTCAATTTTCACATAAGAAAATTTATGTATATCAGATAGTTGCCCAACAGTAGAATAGCAAAGTTGAAAATATTACCTCTTGTATATGAGTGAAAGTGGGGAAAACATAAAGTAAGTAAAGcagatataatgaaataaagcacATGTCATCTAATTTTTCATTTAATAAATGATTCattaatgtttgtatataaaatacaGATGATAATGCAAAATACTGGCCCAACAATTTTAGAGACCAAGTAAATGAAGGTAAAAAGGAGAGGATCCTCGGGGAAAGAGTCAGGGAATGGGATGGTGTGTGTAAACAAGCATTTTTTCCTTGTTCGATGATACCAGTTACATTACAGAATTCTAACACTGTATGCCATCTTTGTTTTCATATGTAAAATTGTATTCTCCTTGATATTTTTGATACTGTAGAAAAGTTAATTTTTCACTCACCCAACTGACACAGGGTTGAAGATGTGAAGGGTGCCATTTATGGGCTGGCACTTGGCTGTTGGCCTGACCGAGCCATTTCTGCTGCTTGTGTTGCCGTACTGCTCATGACTGGCCTTCCTGCTAATCCACTGAGAACAATCTTGGCAGCAGCTTTCCAGGTAaatgtttatttcatttcttatcttctATCATTCAAATTTGGTAAGATTACAAATCAGTGAGTCAGTTGAAGGGTCTTGATGTACTCTTATCAATAATGGTAAATTAAAagatttgattatttttgataTATTAAAGAAAGTCAAGATTTGTGTTTTCCCCTATATATATTCtagcttctatttttttttgtttctctaatTTATTACAACTGGTAATTTTTCCTCCTCAGATTTAATGTATTTCCTCATGCTTCACTAAACATTTTGTTCACACTATCATTCTTAATGAAGTGATATTTTCCCCTTCAGATTTTACAAGCTAGAAATGAAAGCTGTGCCAAGTTAAAGTGGGAAAAACGCCAAGCACAGGAGCATTTAACCACCACTGAAATCAAGGACCTTCTTCACCAGCTCTGTGAAGTCAGCACACGAGTCACAGCAGCAAAGATGGTACTGAAGATGTTGGAGGATTGCGTCATGATGGCTCTCATGGAAAAAGCCAAAGAGGATCAAAGTGCATTGaatgagagagcagagaaagaggataCCAAAAAAGACGATAGTACAGACAAAAATAAGTTATCAATAGAGCATGTACAGACATTCATGGAAGGCATGAGACTTTGCATGGAATTCTGTTGCATATATGAGCTTCCATGGCCAACAAGGCTTCTGAAACACCTGGCTGAGTTGGATCAATGGTTGCTTTTCCTTGCATCAGCACAGATCTACAAGTTTCCAAGAGATGAGGTGCTGAAAGCTGCTGAGTCTTTCCGGAGTATAGCTTTACGGGAACATATGTTGTTTGCCCTAACACATATATACTACTACCGTGAGGGTCGTGAACCCCGTGAGAGGTCTAGAGAAGGGTCTCGCAGGACTAGATCATCATTGTACTCAAGAATTGGCATCAAAGTCAGAGAAGATTCACTGTCACCAACTCAAAGCAGTGATGAGAACCCAAGGAGTACAAGCCCAAGTGAGCCAGAGGTTTCCATTATTGACGATGCTTTGTCATTTACAACAACAGAAACATGCCATGATTTTGGAATTGATTCATGGTTGTCATATCGACATAATGATATTTACTCTATTCTCCTGACTTGTCATCAAAGAGAAAATGCAGCTTCAGAGCTTGTCACTGCAGCAGTTGCTTTAAATATTCCTATATTGTGTGTATTTGCTGCTTGCTATGAGAGACATAATGTTTTTACATGCTTGTCAGTCTGGTTGTACACACAGCTACCTAAGGCAGCCAAGAAGACATTGCATCAACATTTGATCAAAAGTGAAATTTACATGAGTCTTATTAATGACAATTCAAAGTTAAAACAACCAGAGGGTAACTGCTGTCGTACATGTGATAATAATGTTCTGCAAGCACTTCAAGATGATTTGAAATGGATCCTCTTAGCTCATATATCAAAAGGATCTGTAGATGTAGCTGTTGAAGGACTAAAGATATTCCTTCCTAATTCCCCCATTTTATCCCTGCTTTTAGCAATAAAGGAAGTGAATGGAATGTGCTGCAAAGAAAAGGTAGAGAAGTACCTATCTGCTTCAGCTTCAGCATTAGAGAATGAAATCTGTCTTGAATCATATGCCGCAAGTGGTAGAAGAGAATGGTCAACAAGAACCATGATTGACATCATTGGCAAAGCCCTTGATGAATTCATAACAAATAGTCATTTGCAGTGCTACTTTTTATCTGCTATAACTGCAATAAGTCAGCAGCCTCCCTTCAGTAGCCATAATGTAAACTGGACTTTGATTGGACAGCTTTGCAAGGCTTTGGGCTCAGTGAAACATCAAGTGACTTTTTTGGATCTGCTTTGGTGTTTTGAGACAGGTGAATTGAAGACCTATGCTAATAGCATTGTCTCATGCTTAAGTGAAAATAGGTATTTTTCAGAGGCTCTTTCAGTGTCACAGCTAACATCTCTGCCAATATTTACAATAGTGTGTGCCCAGCTGCGAGCAGAGTTTGAGAAGAATCAAGGCACTGTTATAGAAAACTTGTCAAACTTGGAGGATTACCTTGCCAAGAGCCATAAAAGGCTTTGTCAAGAATCTGTGCCTCCTGAGCATGCTGCAACTTGTTTCATTTCCATAAGCAAGGAATTGAGTGATCCTGCCATGAAATACCTTTGCTTACAGTATGTTGTAATATGGGTAAGTAAGGAAGACATCCCAGCTGATTTAACAGATATAAAGGAAAGCCTGGAGTGTGAAATGTGGGAATCCTACATCCAAGCTATCCTTAATAAAGAAAGTAACTTATCGAAGGGAATGATTAAGCCTCCATCTCACTTGGGCGTTTGGCCTTGGGAAGGGCAAGACGGCACCAGCCCCCTTGACCGCAAACTCATAATCACATCAGCAGAATTGAAGAGCGAAATAGTTCCACAACTGGTTAGTGAGGATAAAGAGCTGAAACACAAATCCCAAGATACAGCATCAACAAAGGAAGGAGACCTAGGCTCACCAGATAGAACAAGAGACATAAATAATGACACTCcaggcaaggaagaagaaagagaaggagagtccCAGAGCAAGAATGCAAGAGACAAAGCCACTCAGTACCTGGTGGATATGTGTATTGATGAAGGAATGCTTAGTACAGCTTATAGAATACTGGTATTCTTTCACCAGTCTAATAGAGTAAGTTGTATCTTCATTGTAAGTGTTCCCTTCATAATTCAATCATGCTTATGAAGCATGTAAATATTCGTGCTAACAATGTAATTATATTTTTGAACTATGAAAATTTACAACAGATCATTGGTATAAGTAATTTGTATCAAGTTTATTATAATACCTAATTACAGAACATGGAAACTTTATTATCACTGCTGGGTTTGGCTGATGGAAGTGaagttgaggagggaggaggagaggaaaaagaggccTGTGCAGAGTTTAGAAGAACCTCACCCCCTCAGTCtgtgggaagaagaggacgaacgagAAGTTAGTTGCATTTAATGATAGAACTGCATAGAGAATTACATATCTAATGCTTCCAAAACCAaaatttattattcttgtttaggGAACTCTTATTCTAAGTAATCAGGGACTAGtaatttttttgtgtggttttaaTTTTTTGTATATGATTTAAGTTACATAAATGTTGTCTTTTGACATTTATGGATGGTGAGCTTTTCATTTCTTTAGTAGGTTATGATAATAAATGGTACATTTTGGAGAGGTATTAGAATTAAAAGAATAGTTATATCAAGACATTAAAGAATACTTCATCCTTCACAGGTCGTGGTATTAGTGTTTGCAGTGGTCTGAGTGTGATCTCCCTCGACCCTGAAGATGAGATTGGATTGAAGACTCCAACACTAATTAAAATGTCCACAGGTATAGCAAAACAGTTTGTAAAGTCCAGACCACATCTTCCAAGTTATTCAAGTTCCATGAgaatcttcctttttattttagccTTATATTTGTTTTGATATGATTAGACATCAAATGGTTATATTCTTTTTGGTAGTTTGGTAAAGAAACTTAGATATATGGTGCATTGAGTAATGCATTTGTTTTTAGAGTTGACTCATGGAAGAAA
It encodes:
- the LOC113803797 gene encoding spatacsin, which codes for MGSDFIEWGTLAASLTGDTIAAVDSERHLYVTNFRHRVSLGRRGRVNRSRVTLHQVIWPASLQPSRITQISLALSDSVLAVFCQTVDGKIENQHYLSFDVSLSSLNCHHCFTEPAAIIPGMPHQLPDLFLTLDGVAMLMDEDASISSLDSEVDLGELLGAMDDALKEQNMAKVTEVKALVEQGLSVFLSSCNHQEGWLGLAEMRAQQYGQLANLLLSYIPQYAECYESYSLALALKDLSRHHFISVREEMSNVLQYVDSESISQMVLQMTEQVSFYFRSVEQLQLPEEGSGHKELSKQHAVWGEKPMKEILEDALQRGLVKAAESYLQLKPWVYGAVTTNMVISTCIDIARQKETENSKAEILMNMDDCYNEALKQILHSSDDLFEVQVLGTVLGARSLLSVVETHAVNLVINIHRTLPDLLTLPPQVWTELVKLGDASADAVTGPMTVKQVSQWTPLSMMLVMTDLYACTADPEILQSVDADVMWQYLLHQHDIRNLKKWILLEFNGQDQDQEGDVTLREEQAWSDPAYRSPRRSQPTTSMPETLGEISETKHLGPNLFSGPQYGSEFGSSPQSQDELSIESTSLGPGDADTWSVQSFEVHDRRDTLWSVQHFKPITQSMVDLVVIAKEAFVEVVLNILARYGVFITKEKKDPQLLMRRLLVSGAFELVSSFKGNHSCQVLERDIHTTLLKFFGDNDFVLPAYDYVEHFSPDGGNELLVDLEMPPWANLIVAFRKLGESHSKDTIYDLSLKNLSLLSEKCQNPEELHLPAFLTMLFAPSSSLENFITCNPDKLEATDEGEISSLYAILSKHNTTPKQVIEGLSLKYPYLEKLKKKTNEATLDVTMYDLLCGNVPYDIARLFTWQPGNKQGYDEDGKLPCFSDEELISNYGLQHSLDFMYYLREARPTYACAAIMTSMYLNKSKKKVEDVKGAIYGLALGCWPDRAISAACVAVLLMTGLPANPLRTILAAAFQILQARNESCAKLKWEKRQAQEHLTTTEIKDLLHQLCEVSTRVTAAKMVLKMLEDCVMMALMEKAKEDQSALNERAEKEDTKKDDSTDKNKLSIEHVQTFMEGMRLCMEFCCIYELPWPTRLLKHLAELDQWLLFLASAQIYKFPRDEVLKAAESFRSIALREHMLFALTHIYYYREGREPRERSREGSRRTRSSLYSRIGIKVREDSLSPTQSSDENPRSTSPSEPEVSIIDDALSFTTTETCHDFGIDSWLSYRHNDIYSILLTCHQRENAASELVTAAVALNIPILCVFAACYERHNVFTCLSVWLYTQLPKAAKKTLHQHLIKSEIYMSLINDNSKLKQPEGNCCRTCDNNVLQALQDDLKWILLAHISKGSVDVAVEGLKIFLPNSPILSLLLAIKEVNGMCCKEKVEKYLSASASALENEICLESYAASGRREWSTRTMIDIIGKALDEFITNSHLQCYFLSAITAISQQPPFSSHNVNWTLIGQLCKALGSVKHQVTFLDLLWCFETGELKTYANSIVSCLSENRYFSEALSVSQLTSLPIFTIVCAQLRAEFEKNQGTVIENLSNLEDYLAKSHKRLCQESVPPEHAATCFISISKELSDPAMKYLCLQYVVIWVSKEDIPADLTDIKESLECEMWESYIQAILNKESNLSKGMIKPPSHLGVWPWEGQDGTSPLDRKLIITSAELKSEIVPQLVSEDKELKHKSQDTASTKEGDLGSPDRTRDINNDTPGKEEEREGESQSKNARDKATQYLVDMCIDEGMLSTAYRILVFFHQSNRNMETLLSLLGLADGSEVEEGGGEEKEACAEFRRTSPPQSVGRRGRTRSRGISVCSGLSVISLDPEDEIGLKTPTLIKMSTELTHGRNTAERIVMLYRVAAALDLSYVYVIHHPTPITLVSLVLRLNVGGVIQLARDLIHALPVPQSSIASFLCEEAVATITAGPSATQRDRLLLWEELETHWCEMITLCEDPSSLGNQLLLVGQRIGSSHPDQVEKVHSMSVELVIRAHDCFTAASNMEGISTVLRTALALTGSLLQHSQWSLMVRLLTGIGRYSEMSYVIDALREHDQFEPLLGRGSDPRGCKKGLDRALVHYLRSKYPEDTETLRLVALHFLLYSEVAEMWATDAEKAVEKVLEATVDLGVSCSTGMTSPPVRSTPNKNSTREMSTKNTPRKSTPMKGLSSPTGAGRSFPANDQFDPDYLHNADSKLLVQAMHSYAHAAQYYMQDQQLATAVEYSRQAELVALQTAHVRNATSGSALRLLKLSPGGVRCVTTRLLRVCEAQLVGRAYNLSVDWGAALYQQFINKGDENYLTEYLAHCTLSPEIVLDVIKKLEHDGVTKERQERVALLLKHVQEADVVYRVASQLGLRGTVDACLASSSAPYLRDTVFTKGFTYGS